The Syntrophobotulus glycolicus DSM 8271 DNA window CATTCAAATAAACGATGAAGCGATGAAATCTCTGTATACGGAGGAGATTCTCCGAAGTCTACCCGAATGGTTCGGCAATGAAAAGGCGCTCCGCGCCTATGTGCAAACCGCCGCCAAATTTCCTTACTGGCTTGCCTTAAATCAGTCTGAAAATGCCGTTGGCTTTATTTCTGTTAAAATCCATTATGGGAATACCGGAGATATTTATGTATTCGGTGTATTACCCCAATACCATAGCTAGGGTATCGGAAAAGCACTTTTGGCTGCGGCGGAAGGGTATTTCAGGCAAAATGGCTGCCAATACGCGATAGTCAAGACCCTGAGTGAAAGAGTCCGCTCTGAACCCTACGCGCGAACAAGAAGGTTCTACACGGGAGCGGAATTTGAGCAGCTCATCACCCTGACGGAAATGTGGGATGAAGAACATCCGTGCCTGATCATGATTAAAAAACTCGATTGATTGCGCCTGCCTGGTCACAGGAGCGGATATATCAACAGGAATTTAGAGGTCTCACTGATGGAAATTATAAAAGTAACAGGAAACAAAAAAATATATATCGACCTGCTGTTGCTGGCGGACGAGCAGGAGGATATGGTAGACAAATATCTTGAGCGCGGTGAGATGTTTATTTTGAACGATCATGGGGTAAAAGCCGAATGCGTGGTTACAAAAGAAGCCGATGGTATTTATGAGTTAAAAAGCATTGCGGTTCAGCCTGCTTGCCAGCAAAAAGGTTATGGAAGGGCTTTGATAGAATTTTTGTTTTCTTACTATGCTGATTGCAAAACCATGCTGGTCGGAACAGGGGACAGTCCTTTCACTTTGAATTTTTATAAAAGGTGCGGTTTTATAGAGTCGCATCGTATCAGTGATTTCTTCACTGACAACTATGACCGTCCGATATACGAAAACGGAAAACAGCTTACTGATATGATTTATCTGAAACGAAACCGCTAAATTCCTGTTTGAAGACCAGTTTTATCGGGCCAAGTCGCCTGATGTTCCGATGCTGTTATCTTAAAAATTCGGAGATAGCCATGATTACATTAACAAACCGACAAGCAAGACAATTTATTCTTCTCAAACACGGTTTGCTGGACGAATACAAATTCATCGGAAAGCAAGGCGCGCTTGACT harbors:
- a CDS encoding GNAT family N-acetyltransferase; this encodes MEIIKVTGNKKIYIDLLLLADEQEDMVDKYLERGEMFILNDHGVKAECVVTKEADGIYELKSIAVQPACQQKGYGRALIEFLFSYYADCKTMLVGTGDSPFTLNFYKRCGFIESHRISDFFTDNYDRPIYENGKQLTDMIYLKRNR